The window TCACTCTAGAGATTAAAAACAAACAGACAATTGTAATACAAATTCGTTGTAATTTTTCTTACAagttcatttaatttttcatttcagccAACAATCTCTCCTGCTTCCTTATGATATCCAAAACAGACTTTGCAGATTCAACAAAAGAATCATCAGCATTAAACATAATCAGATGATTTGAAAATCAGTATGGATCTCTGttattgagtttttttatatatcgCTATTAGTTTAACTATGTCAATCATTattagtgtgtgtagtgtgtgcaatgtgtgtgcAATGTTTGTGCAATGTATAGTTCACACACCTGATATATGTGGCGCCTTCGCCTTCTCGTTGGCCCGCGCCTTCGCCTCAGCCTTGTCAATTAGCTCAACATCGGCCAACGCAGAATCGTTGCAATCTTTGAGCCATATAAGTTTGTCACTTTGGAGGTGTGTAGTCACAACATGCTGCAAATATTCAAGTACTATATATGATGAAAAATGTGTGGATCCACTAGAAACTGTACACAAACAACTTTTCTTTGAAATCAGCAATCCAAGAAAGTAATACTCAATTATACCTTGTTATCACTCTTCTCCACATTTGCTAGATGTTCTGCCAGTCTCTCCACTCTGCTGCTCTGCGTGCCTTTGCCAGTTGCAGCACGTCGAGCCTGGCTTCTGAAGCCGGCTCCACCCCAGCCGGGCAAGTTTGTTTTTGCTGGAGACGAGGCGCCCTCTGCACCTACTTGATCAGCAACTATGCAAGGAGATGGGATTGCAGAGACAGGAGGCTGATGATGATCATCTTTGTAGATCATCCCACTCGTCCCTCCATTGCTCGGACCACCAAACTTTAATTTCGAGCCACTCTGCCTAGAACATTCTCGATCCACTCTTGCTGCTGCTACCTTACCCTTACGCGGCTTTCTACCTTCTGCTTGTCGTTGGTGGCATCCGTTAATTGATGCTTGAAGCTGCCAAGAAACGCGCCTCAGTTAACATTTAGATGAAACACCTCAAAGCAAAACATTTCACATCATCTAACCTTCACATTAACTTCCTTCTCCTTTTCATACAGAACCAATTCCTAAACAAGTAATCCGATGAATCTAATCAAATGAACTAAACAGATGAAATAAGGCATtcaagagagaaagagagagaggtacctctttctcatacttttccAAATCTGGAAACAGAGAGCCAATTATTTTATCGAAGACTAAATCATCTCTCAAAGAGCGACGGCTTGCACAGTGCTTACGGCAAGCAGGGCATTCCTTGTTCCTAACAGCaaataatttagtaaaaatgacactcatatttatgtgtgTGAGAGTGTTAGagtgtgagagagaaagagtgaaGTACCCCAGCCTCATAGATTTGTCTATGCATTCTTTGCAAAAGCGGTGTAAGCATCCCATTACAGCCCTTGTGCTCTTCAATACGCCTGTGTTTATATATGTAATGTTTAATTCACCAATTCGATTCTAAATAGTCTTTTCATTTCatgtcatttcatttctaacaTATGTAAGTAGTGAAACGCACACAAAAAGGTACCTAAACAAATGGCGCATTGCACATTGCTGCGAACTTCAGAAAGTGACACAGTAATGACTCTacagaaaaaatgaaaatacaaagTTAATAGgtatcacaaaatatgtgTACTTTAATCAAAACGAAATTTAACACACAATATGATGGAAGTAGTAATGGATcattgaaaaagaaatgtcaATTGAGCCTATGTGCAAATAAGCAATAGATATCAGCTAACTTTGATTACCCAAATTGACGGATGTACATATAAACGATAGATATGTCTATCCTCAGTTCATCAAATTAAGCGCATGTGCATATAAACAATAGATACCACAACCAATATTTCCCCAATTGAGCGCATGTACATAAAAACCATAGATACTGATTTCCTTGATTACTCCATTTGAGCGCATGTGCAAATACCCAATAGATACCACTACCATTGATTACCCTAATTGAACGCATGTACATATAAACAATAGTTACCGCTATCCTCAATTCCCCAATTGAGCGCATGTGCAAATAAACAATAGATATCGATACCACAGATTAACCTAATTGAACGCATGTACATATAAATGAAACAATAGATACTGCTACCATTGATTACCCAATTGAACGCATGTACATATAAACGATAGATACCGCTATCCCCAATCACCCCAATTGAGTGCATGTGCAGATAAACAATAGATCCCGCCGCCATTGATTAACCTAATTGAGCGCATGTGCAAATAAACAATAGATCCCGCCGCCATTGATTAACCTAATTGAACGCATGTACATATAAACGAAACAATAGACACCGCTACCATTGATTAACCTAATCGAGCATATAAACCATAGATACCGCTATCCTCGATTGCATCGAGGGCGCAccaaaattgaattgaacAAGAAAGGAAGTTGAATCATTACTCATCGTATTCATCGGGGTTAGTGCCGCTATAGTCGGAATCCAAGACTTaagtgaaaataataataaaaaataaattaaaaaattagaaaaagccCGGCCCAGCCCAGTCCGCCTTAGACATGGGCCTGGTCCGAGCTGGGTCTTAATATAGGCGGGCCTCGGTGGGCCTGGGCCGGGCTAGGCCAGCCCGACCCACTTGGCATCGTTAGCCATTCCATTCGACATGGGAATAGTTATTCCTTCCATTTAGCTAAGGAATGACCATTATATTCCAtcccatttttctctttctttttattttatattttaattctaaaatatagtagtattatattatatttaaatttaatatcactcaattttataataaaattaaaattttagaatttttaattattaattaaaaaccacactacacacattgaGCACACACGCTACACACACTATGCACAAACTATACATTGCACACATAatgcacacacactacacacactatgCACAAACATTGCATTTACACACACCACTAATTCCATTCCAGTTATATTCCTTATATTAACCAAGCAcaagaatggaatgaaatCTCCTTCCTCGTTCCATTCTACCATAATAAGAAGGCCCTAAGTCTATCCCAATTCAGATAGGACAAATTAGCCCTATATAAATCACATTTCAAACCATAACTCTACTTCAGTACAATAACAATTTACAACGGGTTATATcagaaaattttgaagatcgagagaaaaaaacataacacaagaaaattatttaaattaatctaaagattAAAGAGAAACAAACGATTGAACGAGCCTACTAAATATCAGATAAGCTCTTCTCGGCTTATGGGCCAATCAAGCTGAAATTTTATAGAACTGTAAATTTCGAATAATAATCCCAAATGTTTGAGTATGTACGTATCATTCTAGAgattaaaaacaaacacacaatTGTAATACAAATTCGTTGTAATTTTTCTTACGagttcatttaatttttcatttcagccAACAATCTCTCCCGCTTCCTTACGATATCCAAAACAGACTCTGCAGATTCAACAAAAGAATCATTAACATTAAACATAATCAGATGAATTGAAAATCAGTATGGATCTCTGTTATTGAGTTTTTTATATATCGCTATTAGTTTAACTATGTCAATCATTattagtgtgtgtagtgtgtgcagTGCAATGTATAGTTCACACACTTGATATATGTGGCGCCTTCGCCTCAGCCTTGTCAATTAGCTCAACATCGGCCAACGCATAATCGTTGCAATCTTTGAGCCATATAAGTTTGTCACTTTGGAGGTGTGTAGTCACAACATGCTGCAAATATTCAAGTACTATATATGATGAAAAATGTGTGGATCCACTAGAAACTGTACACAAACAACTTTTCTTTGAAATCAGCAATCCAAGAAAGTAATACTCAATTATACCTTGTTATCACTCTTCTCCACATTTGCTAGATGTTCTGCCAGTCTCTCCACTCTGCTGCTCTGCGTGCCTTTGCCAGTTGCAGCACGTCGAGCCTGGCTTCTGAAGCCGGCTCCACCCCAGCCGGGCAAGTTTGTTTTTGCTGGAGACGAGGCGCCCTCTGCACCTACTTGATCAGCAACTATGCAAGGAGATGGGATTGCAGAGACAGGAGGCTGATGATGATCATCTTTGTAGATCATCCCACTCGTCCCTCCATTGCTCGGACCACCAAACTTTAATTTCGAGCCACTCTGCCTAGAACATTCTCGATCCACTCTTGCTGCTGCTACCTTACCCTTACGCGGCTTTCTACCTTCTGCTTGTCGTTGGTGGCATCCGTTAATTGATGCTTGAAGCTGCCAAGAAACGCGCCTCAGTTAACATTTAGATGAAACACCTCAAAGCAAAACATTTCACATCATCTAACCTTCACATTAACTTCCTTCTCCTTTTCATACAGAACCAATTCCTAAACAAGTAATCCGATGAATCTAATCAAATGAACTAAACAGATGAAATAAGGCATtcaagagagaaagagagagaggtacctctttctcatacttttccAAATCTGGAAACAGAGAGCCAATTATTTTATCGAAGACTAAATCATCTCTCAAAGAGCGACGGCTTGCACAGTGCTTACGGCAAGCAGGGCATTCCTTGTTCCTAACAGCaaataatttagtaaaaatgacactcatatttatgtgtgTGAGAGTGTTAGagtgtgagagagaaagagtgaaGTACCCCAGCCTCATAGATTTGTCTATGCATTCTTTGCAAAAGCGGTGTAAGCATCCCATTACAGCCCTTGTGCTCTTCAATACGCCTGTGTTTATATATGTAATGTTTAATTCACCAATTCGATTCTAAATAGTCTTTTCATTTCatgtcatttcatttctaacaTATGTAAGTAGTGAAACGCACACAAAAAGGTACCTAAACAAATGGCGCATTGCACATTGCTGCGAACTTC is drawn from Salvia hispanica cultivar TCC Black 2014 chromosome 6, UniMelb_Shisp_WGS_1.0, whole genome shotgun sequence and contains these coding sequences:
- the LOC125194363 gene encoding putative E3 ubiquitin-protein ligase RING1b isoform X2, with protein sequence MNSVITVSLSEVRSNVQCAICLGVLKSTRAVMGCLHRFCKECIDKSMRLGNKECPACRKHCASRRSLRDDLVFDKIIGSLFPDLEKYEKELQASINGCHQRQAEGRKPRKGKVAAARVDRECSRQSGSKLKFGGPSNGGTSGMIYKDDHHQPPVSAIPSPCIVADQVGAEGASSPAKTNLPGWGGAGFRSQARRAATGKGTQSSRVERLAEHLANVEKSDNKHVVTTHLQSDKLIWLKDCNDSALADVELIDKAEAKARANEKAKAPHISVCFGYHKEAGEIVG
- the LOC125194360 gene encoding putative E3 ubiquitin-protein ligase RING1b isoform X1 produces the protein MPPQNHRRRHRRKRTPTRFISSAAPPPPSPPHQEVQQAPPEQPQIQETPPAVLDSDDSGTDPDEYDEVITVSLSEVRSNVQCAICLGVLKSTRAVMGCLHRFCKECIDKSMRLGNKECPACRKHCASRRSLRDDLVFDKIIGSLFPDLEKYEKEELVLYEKEKEVNVKLQASINGCHQRQAEGRKPRKGKVAAARVDRECSRQSGSKLKFGGPSNGGTSGMIYKDDHHQPPVSAIPSPCIVADQVGAEGASSPAKTNLPGWGGAGFRSQARRAATGKGTQSSRVERLAEHLANVEKSDNKHVVTTHLQSDKLIWLKDCNDYALADVELIDKAEAKAPHISKSVLDIVRKRERLLAEMKN
- the LOC125194360 gene encoding putative E3 ubiquitin-protein ligase RING1b isoform X3, which produces MNSVITVSLSEVRSNVQCAICLGVLKSTRAVMGCLHRFCKECIDKSMRLGNKECPACRKHCASRRSLRDDLVFDKIIGSLFPDLEKYEKEELVLYEKEKEVNVKLQASINGCHQRQAEGRKPRKGKVAAARVDRECSRQSGSKLKFGGPSNGGTSGMIYKDDHHQPPVSAIPSPCIVADQVGAEGASSPAKTNLPGWGGAGFRSQARRAATGKGTQSSRVERLAEHLANVEKSDNKHVVTTHLQSDKLIWLKDCNDYALADVELIDKAEAKAPHISKSVLDIVRKRERLLAEMKN
- the LOC125194360 gene encoding putative E3 ubiquitin-protein ligase RING1b isoform X2 — encoded protein: MPPQNHRRRHRRKRTPTRFISSAAPPPPSPPHQEVQQAPPEQPQIQETPPAVLDSDDSGTDPDEYDEVITVSLSEVRSNVQCAICLGVLKSTRAVMGCLHRFCKECIDKSMRLGNKECPACRKHCASRRSLRDDLVFDKIIGSLFPDLEKYEKELQASINGCHQRQAEGRKPRKGKVAAARVDRECSRQSGSKLKFGGPSNGGTSGMIYKDDHHQPPVSAIPSPCIVADQVGAEGASSPAKTNLPGWGGAGFRSQARRAATGKGTQSSRVERLAEHLANVEKSDNKHVVTTHLQSDKLIWLKDCNDYALADVELIDKAEAKAPHISKSVLDIVRKRERLLAEMKN
- the LOC125194363 gene encoding putative E3 ubiquitin-protein ligase RING1b isoform X1 encodes the protein MNSVITVSLSEVRSNVQCAICLGVLKSTRAVMGCLHRFCKECIDKSMRLGNKECPACRKHCASRRSLRDDLVFDKIIGSLFPDLEKYEKEELVLYEKEKEVNVKLQASINGCHQRQAEGRKPRKGKVAAARVDRECSRQSGSKLKFGGPSNGGTSGMIYKDDHHQPPVSAIPSPCIVADQVGAEGASSPAKTNLPGWGGAGFRSQARRAATGKGTQSSRVERLAEHLANVEKSDNKHVVTTHLQSDKLIWLKDCNDSALADVELIDKAEAKARANEKAKAPHISVCFGYHKEAGEIVG